The following are encoded together in the Jaculus jaculus isolate mJacJac1 chromosome 3, mJacJac1.mat.Y.cur, whole genome shotgun sequence genome:
- the LOC101599029 gene encoding olfactory receptor 52B4, translated as MTISNHTGTSHTVFHLLGIPGLEDQHIWISIPFFISYVIALLGNSLLIFIILTRASLHGPMYLFLCMLAGADIILSTCTVPQALAIFWFHAGKISLDGCITQLFFIHSTFISESGILLVMAFDRYIAICHSLRYTTILTHTLIGKIGVTIFLRSYGTIFPIIFLLKRLTFCKNNIIPHTYCEHIGLAKYACSSIRVNIWYGFSVLMSTVVLDVLLIFVSYVLILRAIFRMPSQDARHKALNTCGSHIFIIILFYGPGIFTTLTQRFGRHIPPHIHILLANVCILAPPMLNPIIYGIRTKQIQEQALQVLFTRQK; from the coding sequence ATGACTATCTCAAACCACACTGGTACCAGTCACACTGTCTTCCATTTGCTGGGTATCCCTGGCCTGGAGGATCAGCACATCTGGATTTCCATCCCCTTCTTCATTTCCTATGTCATTGCCCTGCTTGGAAACAGCCTGCTCATCTTCATCATCCTCACGAGGGCCAGTCTCCATGGACCCATGTACCTGTTCCTGTGCATGCTGGCTGGGGCAGACATCATCCTCTCCACCTGCACAGTTCCTCAGGCCTTGGCCATCTTCTGGTTCCATGCTGGGAAGATCTCCCTGGATGGCTGCATCACTCagctcttcttcatccattccacTTTCATCTCCGAGTCCGGGATCTTGCTGGTGATGGCATTTGACCGCTACATTGCCATTTGCCACTCTCTGAGGTACACCACCATTCTTACTCATACACTGATTGGGAAAATTGGAGTGACTATCTTTCTGAGAAGTTATGGTACAATTTTCCCCATAATATTTCTTCTGAAGAGATTGACTTTCTGCAAAAATAATATCATACCCCATACCTATTGTGAACATATTGGCTTGGCCAAATATGCTTGCAGTAGCATTCGAGTGAACATCTGGTATGGATTTTCCGTCCTGATGTCAACGGTCGTCTTAGACGTTCTGCTAATTTTTGTTTCCTATGTGCTGATTCTTCGCGCCATCTTCCGCATGCCTTCCCAAGATGCTCGCCACAAAGCTCTCAAcacatgtggctctcacattttCATCATCATCCTCTTCTATGGGCCTGGAATCTTCACAACCCTGACTCAGAGGTTTGGGCGTCACATTCCACCTCATATCCACATCTTGCTGGCTAACGTCTGCATTTTGGCTCCACCTATGCTGAATCCCATCATTTATGGGATCAGGACCAAGCAAATCCAGGAGCAGGCGCTTCAAGTCTTATTTACAAGGCAGAAGTAA